The DNA window TTTTCCTGTGTGATTTATCCAGCATGGAAATGTTAACAGGAAACAGACCCTCCATCAGGTCTAAAGCAGTTCTTCTATCAGGGTGAGGCATGAGAATATCCACCAGAGAACTGTCTTTGGCAATGATCTCCAGAGCAAGTTCTTCGTATCGCTGGTCTTCAGGAGACGGCAGCCTCCTTTTTGCCTCTCCCTTGAGGTGAGCATCGCTTTGGCTGTTGTACGTGGATGTCTCCTTTGCTGTATTCCCGTCCCCGTGGTGGGGCTGAGCTAACACTGTGTGGCAGCAAATTACTTGCTCTGGAgaagctgcaggctgctgctctggacTCTCTGCTAAAGCGTTGCTGCTCAGAGACTCAGTTCTGCATTCCTCCTCTGCTTGAGCATCTCCCTTGCCTCTGCTCCTTGGTATGGGAATAGGGGCTTCAGGAGTGAGCTCCGTGGTACCCTGACAACACAGACTTCCACTTATGTCGTTGTCTTTATGTTCACAATTCTCACATCCATCTTTCTCAGGATCATGGAGTCTAGAAGAAAGAAGACACTTCCTTTTGAGACACTTCCTCTACCACAGGTATTTTGCAGCCTCTTTAAGCAGCTACAGGATAATTGCCGTTATCTTTCCAGCTTCCTCTTGAATTCAGATTCCAGATCACCTATTCATTTTTCTTGCCAAAAAAGCAAGTCTGCTGCACCAGCCTAAGTTGTTTGAATCCCCATTTTCTAATCATGACCAACAAAtatgttttctgaaacaaaccCATGGTAAAAAGTGCCAACTCTGTCCCAAAGAGGAGAACCTAAATTACTGACTAATGAAACCAATTCTGGATTTCTCTTTTAATCTACTTAGTACATATTACAGAGCTATgttcaaatgcattttgatgTTACTGTtcttgctcttgtgagacctcacctggagcattgtgtgcagttctggtgtcctcaacataaaaaggacatggaactgctgggacaagtccagaggaggccacgaggatgatcagggactggagcacctcccgtatgaagacaggctgaggaagttggggctgttcagcctggagaagagaaggctgcgtggggacctcagagcagccttccagtacctgaagggggcctatagggatgctggggagggactcttcatcagggactgtagtgacaggacaaggggtaacgggttcaaactgaaacaggggaagtttagattggatctaaggaggaaattctttcctgtgagggtgctgaggcactggaatgggttgcccagggaggttgtgagtgctccatccctggcagcgttcaaggccaggttggatgaagccttgggtgggatggtttagtgtgaggtgtccctgcccatggcaggggggttggaactggatgatcttgaggtcctttccaacccaaactgttctatgattctatgattctatgattataaaaTCTCACTGGAAACACAACTGTTTTTCCAAGATAATCAAGCCTCCAGAAACCATCGGCATCTTTCTGAGTGACTGAAACAGTGGAAATTCTATGACTACACAAGCGTCAGCATCACTGCCTCAGTGAGACAGAGCTCGgatgtttttccttcctgatgCTCAAAGCAGCAAGACAGGCATGGAgagttcacacacacacacgtacaccCCTCAAGTCAGCTGTGTGCAAACAGTACAgtactttttccctttgaaccACCCCCCCAAGCCCCTGTCACACACCGCTCTCATCACACGTTTTCCAGCCTGGTACACCGTGCTGTTGCAGATGCTGTGTTTGCCAGAGCTCGGATGAGGGAGCTGTGATCTCAGGCATGTGCAGGCGAGCGGGTGCCGCAGGAGCGCAGCTCAGGTAGTCACTGCCTGCTCCACCTGGCTCCGCGCAGCAGAAATGACTGTAAAGACTGTCCCAAAGTGAAGCAAATAGTGCAGCAGATGAGTATTCCCATTTGGACCACGCAGGGTCCCAAGACAGCGGCAGAcaaccacagctgctgctggagttcCTGTGGCTTGGACATGGGCTCTACCCAGGCAGAGCCTTCACAGCCTTACCTGGGGGTGCCAAGAGAGCTCTGGCAGCGCCGAGAAGATGCCACTTGTCCGTGAGTGTCCTGGAAGCAAAAACACCACACTAGGACAACGAGCACCTTCACGCTAGGCAGCTGTTTCAGTTCACCCCCATGTTTGCCATCCCCAGAACAAAAGCTGACACCAGACCTCTGAGCAGGTTCACCGAGGTTCTGTGCTTGTTTGTGTGGGgcttttgggggggttgttgtGTCTATCTGGTTTTATTAATGGAATTCCTGTCATGCTCTCCCCATGTAGCATCCACCTTTTCCACCTAGAAAACCAAGGAACATCTGACAACAAAATACGTGCTCTGCTCCCATAACAATTCAAAAAGTAGGTAGCACTGGGGTTCGTTCGTCAGCCTCTTCAGTGGGCTAATTTGAGTAGTACGTTGGATTATTTCCTGAccctttatcttttttattctccttgACAACAACATTGACAGCTACTGTCCTTCAAATTCAGGACCTAAAACGGTTGGGCATTAATAAAAATCTCTCCACAAAAGCCATTCCTGGGACACTGTTCTAATGAAGTTGCTCTAGTTACAACAGTGACAGCAGAAACACAACCAGCATCACCCTGCACGCAGCACGTATGTGCGTGGAGTGCCAGACCCCATGCACACCTTGTCCCCTTCAAGAGACACGTGGTGCATCCCCCCTGCCCTCGCCTCTGCACTTGTTCATGATGCTTTTCATGTGAGCAGTCCCACAGTTCTCTGAACCAGGTGGATGGTCCCAAGTTATTCCCAAACAATAATGACTCTGTTAACATCGGTCTCACCTGTGTGGAAGGAGGAGTGGATTTTGGCCTCTCCTGAGCTCTCCCAGCTGGATCACCCGCCTGCAGGAGGCTATCAGCCAACGCACATTTGCTGGGGTAgtccctgcctgcttccctgggcaatgGGCCGAGCTTTGAGGTCTCTgtaccagcagagctggggttgtACCTGCTGCTCATACTCAGCGGCGGAACAGAAGCCAAATGAGGAACGACATCCGGTGATTTCTCTTTAGAGAGAACTTGGCAGAAAACCTCGTCGTTTTGCATCTTCCTGCTCCCGCTGGCATTGGAAGTCTTGCTAGGAGGCCATTTGGGATGTGACAGCCTCTTCTGCAGGGGTGGCTTATGCAGTGGGAGGTGCTGTGAACTACCTGGTCTCTGGTTAATCTTCCGTTCCATGTACTGGATAAGTGCAGTGTGCTGGATCTGCTTCAGCTCTGTCCTGGAGATACTTGAGCTGGAAAgtgccctccctctgctctccagAGTCTTCCTCCTTGCTGCTCCTGTACCTTCCTCAGTGATTTCACCCCTGACTTGACTCCACAACACCTCCTTATCTGCTAGCTGATCGAGTTTCTCAGGTTCAGAATAACACAGGTTCTTCTGCTCTTTGGTGacccttttcctcccccccaTCCGACCTGTTTGTGGCTTCTTAATTTCTTCATCTCTATTGAAACATTCCAAGGATTCTAGAGGAGAAGGGGAACAAGCAACCGGTTTGGCATCCTCACTTGAACCGGATAATGAGAAGGACCTAAGGTGTTCAACTGATGGCCTTTTAGAGGGCTTATGCCTCAGTCTAACTGGCAAACTCATCTGCaagtcttttcttttaaaggaggTTTCTCTCAGAACCTTCTTCTGAGCCACTTTAAGTTTCTCTCTGTAGTCATTCTTGAAACTCTCATCCATGAGAATGAGATCTTCAGTCTCAAGCAGGTCATCACCGCACTGATGGTGGTGGTTGGTCCTTTGACTGCTTTCCCTCTGTAGCTCTAGATACCGTGCTGAGCAGCTGCTTGCTGGGGATTCCTTCAGTGAGGTCCCCAAGTCCTCTTTACCCTGGGTGAGCTGGTTGTGGCTCAGGATATCGGTGGGTTTCCCTCCAGACAGATAGTAAAGCATGGGAGTTGTCTGCCTGCTTATTTGTTCACCAGCAAGAGCATCCCGAGGCTGCCTCAAGAGCTGCTTTTGAAATCCAGGCTGGCATTTCTGAACAGGAGGCTCCTCTCGTTCCAGCCGTACGCTGAGGTCAGGACTGCTGGTATtgacctctttttctttcttggcttCATGTGAAAAGTGAGATGGGGGCTTTTCCTTAGGACTGATCAAAGACGTTTGGCCACTATTACCATGGCAGCGCCTATCACCCTGATCCCACTCCTCACAGCGTGGAGGCTGCGCTTCAGCAGGACCGTAACCACAGGACAGTGCTGACCTCTGCATTTTGGCTGGCTCATTCAATGGTTCCCTGATATCACTTCCAAGTGTTCCTTCAGAGTCACAGCACTGATTTTTGCCTGTACAACCGTTCAGCTTCCTGGAAGCGTGCTCCATATATTTTAAGTCACAACTGTTCTCAAACCCACCTTGATCCACACCTGAACGCAGCTCGGCATGGGGAGGGCATTGAGGGCAGGGCAAACATCCTCTTCCTTGGCTGGGCTCTGTCACTGTGCTCTGCACATCTCTGAGAGCTGGCTGATGTACACTGCAGGGACACTGTTTGTCTTCTTGTGTATCATTAACAGTGTTAGGGTGGGTATGCACGGGGTGACAGGACTTGGAACTCTTCTCTTCAGGATCTTCATAAGCATGAACTGAATTGTAAGCAGAAAGTATGTGGGGGATATTGGCCACAGAGTCAGTCTTTAAATATTCCTGAAAAATGGCTGAAGAAGGTCTGCTGAAGATGTGTGGATTGCTTCTCCTCACAGGCTGCTGGGATGGGCTCCACTCTCCATTTTCCTCCATCTTTAACCCCTGACTTTTTGATGTAGATAGCTCATTTGCAGAGTCCGAGGAAAGGCCCTTGTTTTCCGGAGTCTTTTCCTTAGCAGCCACTATATCTTGCTCCGTTACTTCATCCCTGTGCCGACCCCATGGTACATCCCTATCCACCAGCTGACCGTCCTGCATGCAAGGAGCTGGCTGCACACTCCAGTCACCATGACTTCCAGAGCTGTGTCTTCCTCTTGAGTTTTCCAGGTGTCTGGTGACTTCATAGCTATCGAGTCGCATGGGAGGAGAAGGtggaggtgctgctggaggaggaggtcCCTGATGCGAAGTCCCCCGGGTAGGAGCGCTTCCAGAGTGCTCGGTGAGACCAGTGCTGCGAGAGTTGTGGCCGCTCGGGCCTGGtgctctgcagggatgcaggcaccCGTGGTCAGAGTTTGCTGCACTGAGATTATAAATACCTCGTACATATTCCGAGTCCATGTAAGGTGCCTGCTCCGGAGGCCAACAGCAGTTTTCACCATAGCACGGTGTGATGGGATACTCTGGAGCATTTGATCCCCCCGAGAAAGAGCTGTAAGCAGAGTCCACTCttccagggagctgcaggagatgCTCTGCACTGCTGACCGACTTCACTGGTGAAAGGCCGCGGCTGCTTCCAGGAGAGGACAGAGGCTCTGCCAGCTCTCCAGTTCTGCCACGCTGCCTCTGAGTCCATCTTTCGATCCCCTTCCCAGACGAAGTCATGTTGTAGCATTTCCAGAAATCAAAGGCTGGTTAAATATCCACAACAGTTGtcagaaaagcacattttcctCTGTATGCACATGCCGATAATACCTAGAGGATCctaaaaacaaagagaaacgTGAAAACCTGAGTGGGAGGATTCTCATTGCACCTGGGGACATCAGAGAGCATCACACACACGTGCTCCAGATGAGAGCTTGGAAATAGCATTTGGAGTAACAGTTAAATTTCTGCCTTCAGTAATTACCAGGATCTTGGAATAGTCATTTCCTCTATCACAAATGGAGCAACCAAGTCTTTAATGACAAGAGTTCTCCAGACCTTTATTAAGTCTAAGACTATACATACAATTGGAAGATGCCCTCTCATTATGACTGCCAAACATCAAGGGGCAgaatcaaaacacagctggaactggatgagctttaaggtccctcgcAACCCAAACaaggctgtgattctgtgatcaaaagaaagcaaagccttGAAACCCTTCAGTGACACACTGCCCCAGTAACACGCTCCTGAGGAGACAGAACTGTCTCCAAATCCTACCAGGATAACACGTACCTGATTTCCCCAAAAACGCTGATCTCACCAGACCTGAAGCCCTCATTCCCAACCTGAACCTCTGCAGCAGGGCCTCAAAGCTGGCACAGAGAGAGGCTTGAGGGGTGACGGTGCTGTTTAATCAGAAACCTCACATTCCTGCTTTGTTTCAAAGACAGTCCTGGTATCATTCATGTTGATCCAAAGGAAGAGATGGACAGGAGCCAAACCGCACGAGTTAATCTATAAAGGGAACTTGGCCTGGTGGGACACAGTAAATAAATGAACTGGTttctgggaaaggaaaacagaaggaatttCTGCTGGGCTTTTTTGGACATCACAGTAAGAAACGGACTCAAGGACACCTGGAGAAGCTCTTTAGGGATGATCTAAAAGGCAGCTGTGAAATCTCGTTCTCTATCCCTGAATAACAGGGAGGCAGAGGGAACGCGAAGCATCGCCGGCTGATGACGACATCCCACATCCTTCTCACCAGGCTCTCTAGTGAAGagtttaaagaaatagaaaccTTGTATGAAGGTGAAAGGGAAGCCTTGGGCTGTTTGAAGCtacagagacagaaaagcagcagagagaatgaCTGCAGTGACACTAAATGCAGGATCAGGCTGTACCACAGTCCCTATCGCACTGCTGTTATGTTACCTCGGTGAACAGCCTGCACCTGGGAGCCTGGACCGCCACAGTGAGTGTGAGCATCGTGtacttgagggtgctgggagCGCACAGGATCAGACCCTACGGGAGCCACATTCCACAGGAGACCCAGGAGGCAGATCCCTCTGCCATTCTTATCTCCATTTTCTAAGCCTGAATTTTCTCGCAGTGGAACCACTCCAAGCAGCCCTATTGCTCTGTTGCTATTAACGGACAGGGCCAAGTCTTCGTCTGGGACACGCTGGCGCAGTTCCATTAAGTTACTGGAGCCGCTCAGATTTACAATGAGAATTTGGCTCTAACTTCTCACAGCTACGTATAGAATCTACATAACagttgtggtttggtttatgTATGCCATCGAAAGCGCTCTCTTGGTTCCCTACACCGCTGCTTCCCAAcatctcttttcctcctttatttcaAGCTATCTCTTCGGGATGCACAGGGAGGTCAGCGACTGAGCAGCTGTCCTCCAGACACCTctgctgaaatgcaaataaatggTACCGAAACGCATCCTAGGAGAAACCTGACATATTGCTTTTGGAGGAGATGCTTCCTAAACTCTGGAAGCAGGACTGTTGATCTCAACGTGTTTAAAGAGCTATGTGAGAACTTTGTCACGCAAGAGGAAAACATTACTGTTCTGACCTGCTGaagcccccagcccctcaccgACTGCTGCTACAAGAGCAGTCGCCACCTCAGCCTCCTCGCTCCGGGGAAAGGTGGTTTGTATTGCACAACCCTGAATTCCTTGCAACCAACTCAGTGGGTCAAAGCCTCGAGTCTCTGGCAAATTAACTCTGTACAGAGGAAACTCAGTGCCTCCAAGCTGCAGTCACAAGTTCCCTGTTTTCCAAGGCCAAGCTCTCTTTACCAACACTGCCTATTTCTAGTCCATTTCTGTAAAACCGCCGTTTTT is part of the Lathamus discolor isolate bLatDis1 chromosome 10, bLatDis1.hap1, whole genome shotgun sequence genome and encodes:
- the SHROOM1 gene encoding protein Shroom1 isoform X1, whose protein sequence is MTSSGKGIERWTQRQRGRTGELAEPLSSPGSSRGLSPVKSVSSAEHLLQLPGRVDSAYSSFSGGSNAPEYPITPCYGENCCWPPEQAPYMDSEYVRGIYNLSAANSDHGCLHPCRAPGPSGHNSRSTGLTEHSGSAPTRGTSHQGPPPPAAPPPSPPMRLDSYEVTRHLENSRGRHSSGSHGDWSVQPAPCMQDGQLVDRDVPWGRHRDEVTEQDIVAAKEKTPENKGLSSDSANELSTSKSQGLKMEENGEWSPSQQPVRRSNPHIFSRPSSAIFQEYLKTDSVANIPHILSAYNSVHAYEDPEEKSSKSCHPVHTHPNTVNDTQEDKQCPCSVHQPALRDVQSTVTEPSQGRGCLPCPQCPPHAELRSGVDQGGFENSCDLKYMEHASRKLNGCTGKNQCCDSEGTLGSDIREPLNEPAKMQRSALSCGYGPAEAQPPRCEEWDQGDRRCHGNSGQTSLISPKEKPPSHFSHEAKKEKEVNTSSPDLSVRLEREEPPVQKCQPGFQKQLLRQPRDALAGEQISRQTTPMLYYLSGGKPTDILSHNQLTQGKEDLGTSLKESPASSCSARYLELQRESSQRTNHHHQCGDDLLETEDLILMDESFKNDYREKLKVAQKKVLRETSFKRKDLQMSLPVRLRHKPSKRPSVEHLRSFSLSGSSEDAKPVACSPSPLESLECFNRDEEIKKPQTGRMGGRKRVTKEQKNLCYSEPEKLDQLADKEVLWSQVRGEITEEGTGAARRKTLESRGRALSSSSISRTELKQIQHTALIQYMERKINQRPGSSQHLPLHKPPLQKRLSHPKWPPSKTSNASGSRKMQNDEVFCQVLSKEKSPDVVPHLASVPPLSMSSRYNPSSAGTETSKLGPLPREAGRDYPSKCALADSLLQAGDPAGRAQERPKSTPPSTQDTHGQVASSRRCQSSLGTPRLHDPEKDGCENCEHKDNDISGSLCCQGTTELTPEAPIPIPRSRGKGDAQAEEECRTESLSSNALAESPEQQPAASPEQVICCHTVLAQPHHGDGNTAKETSTYNSQSDAHLKGEAKRRLPSPEDQRYEELALEIIAKDSSLVDILMPHPDRRTALDLMEGLFPVNISMLDKSHRKKGDVQHAQENDRSSRDAPAECPEPEHGAKQKRGDPTSEGSQVLNRSRDSPNDLDDITAKKLELMSRLRSKLQTLYGERELVLSDARACAVRGTELEALVQDVCRHNEFERYLMFIGDLEKVVSLLLCLSSRLARVQNAMRRIDGNTDAEEKQSLHERHKLLSRQREDAKDLKENLDRRERVVSGILAKYLSAQQLQDYRCFVQDKTSLLIEQKDLEEQIKFFEEQLESLERSIRL
- the SHROOM1 gene encoding protein Shroom1 isoform X2, producing the protein MTSSGKGIERWTQRQRGRTGELAEPLSSPGSSRGLSPVKSVSSAEHLLQLPGRVDSAYSSFSGGSNAPEYPITPCYGENCCWPPEQAPYMDSEYVRGIYNLSAANSDHGCLHPCRAPGPSGHNSRSTGLTEHSGSAPTRGTSHQGPPPPAAPPPSPPMRLDSYEVTRHLENSRGRHSSGSHGDWSVQPAPCMQDGQLVDRDVPWGRHRDEVTEQDIVAAKEKTPENKGLSSDSANELSTSKSQGLKMEENGEWSPSQQPVRRSNPHIFSRPSSAIFQEYLKTDSVANIPHILSAYNSVHAYEDPEEKSSKSCHPVHTHPNTVNDTQEDKQCPCSVHQPALRDVQSTVTEPSQGRGCLPCPQCPPHAELRSGVDQGGFENSCDLKYMEHASRKLNGCTGKNQCCDSEGTLGSDIREPLNEPAKMQRSALSCGYGPAEAQPPRCEEWDQGDRRCHGNSGQTSLISPKEKPPSHFSHEAKKEKEVNTSSPDLSVRLEREEPPVQKCQPGFQKQLLRQPRDALAGEQISRQTTPMLYYLSGGKPTDILSHNQLTQGKEDLGTSLKESPASSCSARYLELQRESSQRTNHHHQCGDDLLETEDLILMDESFKNDYREKLKVAQKKVLRETSFKRKDLQMSLPVRLRHKPSKRPSVEHLRSFSLSGSSEDAKPVACSPSPLESLECFNRDEEIKKPQTGRMGGRKRVTKEQKNLCYSEPEKLDQLADKEVLWSQVRGEITEEGTGAARRKTLESRGRALSSSSISRTELKQIQHTALIQYMERKINQRPGSSQHLPLHKPPLQKRLSHPKWPPSKTSNASGSRKMQNDEVFCQVLSKEKSPDVVPHLASVPPLSMSSRYNPSSAGTETSKLGPLPREAGRDYPSKCALADSLLQAGDPAGRAQERPKSTPPSTQDTHGQVASSRRCQSSLGTPRLHDPEKDGCENCEHKDNDISGSLCCQGTTELTPEAPIPIPRSRGKGDAQAEEECRTESLSSNALAESPEQQPAASPEQVICCHTVLAQPHHGDGNTAKETSTYNSQSDAHLKGEAKRRLPSPEDQRYEELALEIIAKDSSLVDILMPHPDRRTALDLMEGLFPVNISMLDKSHRKKGDVQHAQENESSRDAPAECPEPEHGAKQKRGDPTSEGSQVLNRSRDSPNDLDDITAKKLELMSRLRSKLQTLYGERELVLSDARACAVRGTELEALVQDVCRHNEFERYLMFIGDLEKVVSLLLCLSSRLARVQNAMRRIDGNTDAEEKQSLHERHKLLSRQREDAKDLKENLDRRERVVSGILAKYLSAQQLQDYRCFVQDKTSLLIEQKDLEEQIKFFEEQLESLERSIRL